A window of the Falco rusticolus isolate bFalRus1 chromosome 1, bFalRus1.pri, whole genome shotgun sequence genome harbors these coding sequences:
- the LOC119153145 gene encoding CDKN2A-interacting protein, with protein sequence MAAGKAAAEPLGRTAEEVAWAEALRGACEPEHHWRHRREFLLRNVGAPPAAGSAELQRLVSLSMVWANHVFLGCRYPPQVMEKALEMADGIQVTGAPVRTTRDELVAKVKKRGISSSNEGVEEPSKKRAVEKSKDCKDTEKDVKTTKVEALKETERASPKKQGKDTSKDPEGSQSACSSNQEMVTASDVETEQKSANAESMTEQTPSSSEKESGEKPCSNPPKESKSENVPSPEKKTTVSAVPPAAKGTPLAEAVPAAAKSAPQAAAATVPPTTKSTPQAATVPPTTKSTPQTSTTLVSSKTQAGAPASASKSSAQAGSSLLLAPKSGTQTGASLLLASKGTAKAGSSLLASKSSAEVAASLLAARSGAQQGSSLLTSKSSAQVAASLLAARSGAQQGPSSLASRGGAQAGASLLASKSGTQAGSLQQASKSGSQAGESPAKALCKPLTSEDAKERQPFFNRLYKAVAWKLVAVGGFSPNVNHAELLNSSIQSVKATLDVAFVPLKELADLPQNKSSLENIVCELRCKSVYLGTGCGKSMENAKAVASREALKLFLKKKVIVKICKRKYKGSEIEDLVLLDEESKPSNLPPALRNPREIL encoded by the exons atGGCGGCGGGCAAGGCGGCGGCCGAGCCCCTGGGGCGGACGGCGGAGGAGGTGGCGTGGGCGGAGGCGCTGCGCGGGGCCTGCGAGCCCGAGCACCACTGGCGGCACCGGCGGGAGTTCCTGCTGCGCAACGTGGGGGCGccgccggcggcgggcagcgccgaGCTGCAGCGCCTGGTGTCCCTCTCCATGGTGTGGGCCAACCACGTCTTCCTGGGCTGCCG GTACCCGCCGCAGGTCATGGAGAAGGCGCTGGAAATGGCCGATGGCATCCAGGTGACCGGCGCGCCCGTCCGCACCACGAGAGATGAACTGGTTGCCAAGGTGAAGAAAAGAGGCATATCAAGTAGCAATG AAGGGGTAGAGGAGCCCTCCAAGAAGCGAGCTgttgagaaaagcaaagattgTAAGGATACTGAAAAGGATGTGAAAACAACCAAGGTAGAAGCCCTGAAGGAAACAGAGCGGGCATCGccaaaaaagcagggaaaagatACTAGCAAAGATCCAGAAGGCTCCCAGTCAGCTTGCAGTTCAAATCAAGAAATGGTCACCGCATCAGAcgtagaaacagaacaaaaatctgCTAATGCTGAAAGTATGACTGAACAAACCCCATCTTCATCTGAAAAAGAGTCAGGAGAGAAGCCTTGCTCAAATCCACCTAAGGAAAGCAAATCTGAAAACGTGCCATcccctgaaaagaaaactacagTAAGTGCAGTGCCACCAGCTGCCAAGGGCACCCCGTTGGCAGAGGcggtgccagcagctgccaagaGCGCCCCGCAGGCAGCGGCAGCGACGGTGCCACCGACCACCAAGAGCACCCCGCAGGCAGCGACGGTGCCGCCGACCACCAAGAGCACCCCGCAAACAAGCACTACCTTGGTGTCTTCCAAAACACAAGCCGGTGCCCCAGCATCAGCATCCAAGAGCAGCGCTCAGGCAGGCAGCTCGCTGCTTCTGGCCCCCAAGAGCGGCACTCAGACGGGCGCCTCGCTGCTGCTGGCCTCCAAGGGCACTGCTAAGGCAGGCTCCTCACTCCTGGCCTCCAAGAGCAGTGCCGAGGTGGCTGCATCATTGCTGGCCGCTCGGAGTGGTGCTCAGCAGGGCTCCTCACTGCTGACTTCCAAGAGCAGCGCTCAGGTGGCTGCTTCACTGCTGGCTGCTCGGAGCGGCGCTCAGCAAGGTCCCTCGTCGCTGGCCTCCCGGGGTGGAGCTCAGGCAGGTGCTTCCCTGCTGGCCTCCAAGAGCGGCACGCAGGCAGGTTCACTGCAGCAGGCTTCCAAGAGTGGCTCGCAGGCAGGTGAAAGCCCTGCTAAGGCTTTGTGCAAGCCGTTGACCAGTGAAGATGCGAAGGAAAGGCAGCCTTTTTTCAACAGACTGTACAAAGCTGTAGCCTGGAAGCTGGTTGCTGTTGGAGGCTTCAGTCCTAACGTAAACCACGCAGAACTTCTAAACTCATCTATTCAGTCTGTAAAAGCTACGTTAGATGTTGCTTTTGTTCCCCTGAAGGAACTTGCAGACTTGCCTCAAAATAAGAGCTCTCTAGAAAATATAGTTTGTGAACTGAGGTGCAAGTCTGTCTACTTGGGTACTGGCTGTGGTAAAAGTATGGAAAATGCCAAAGCGGTTGCTTCAAGAGAAGCTTTGAAGTTATTCCTCAAGAAGAAAGTTATTGTGAAgatatgcaaaagaaaatacaaaggtaGTGAAATTGAAGATTTGGTACTTCTGGATGAAGAATCAAAACCTTCAAATTTACCTCCAGCTTTAAGAAATCCTCGTGAGATCTTGTAG